A part of Sinorhizobium chiapasense genomic DNA contains:
- a CDS encoding cytochrome ubiquinol oxidase subunit I has translation MFESFDATMLARMQFAFTVSFHIIFPAFSIGLASYLAVLEALWLWKKDEVYLELFNFWKTIFAVTFGMGVVSGIVMSYQFGTNWSVFADKAGPIIGPLMGYEVLTAFFLEAGFLGVMLFGLNRVGPRLHFFATAMVAIGTLISATWILSANSWMQTPAGFAMNEAGQFVPVDWWAIIFNPSFPYRLVHMVLAAYLTTAFVVGACGAWHLLRQTAPRRARTMFSMAMWMAAIVAPIQIFAGDQHGLNTLEHQPAKVMGMEGHFESHPDGAPLVLFGIPNSAEKRIDYAIEVPRLGSLILKHDLNAPLAGLDTIPDELHPPVGVIFWSFRIMVGIGLAMLGIGLWSLWCRYRGTLDTDPWLHRAAVLMGPAGFVAVLAGWVTTEVGRQPFTVYGHLLTANSIAPIEAPAVSASLLAFIIVYFFVFGAGTFYILRLMARLPRDTMPELDEGPIRTAGAAAHGPASAKSHGAHHGL, from the coding sequence GTGTTCGAATCCTTCGATGCAACCATGCTCGCCCGCATGCAGTTTGCCTTCACCGTCTCGTTCCACATCATCTTTCCAGCCTTCTCCATCGGGCTTGCCAGCTACCTCGCCGTCCTTGAAGCCCTTTGGCTGTGGAAGAAGGACGAGGTCTACCTGGAGCTCTTCAATTTCTGGAAGACGATATTCGCTGTCACCTTCGGCATGGGCGTCGTCTCGGGCATCGTCATGTCCTATCAGTTCGGCACCAACTGGAGCGTGTTTGCCGACAAGGCCGGCCCGATCATCGGCCCGCTGATGGGATACGAGGTACTCACCGCGTTCTTCCTGGAAGCCGGCTTTCTCGGCGTCATGCTCTTCGGCCTGAACCGTGTGGGTCCGAGACTGCATTTCTTCGCAACCGCCATGGTGGCGATCGGCACACTGATCTCGGCCACCTGGATCCTGTCTGCCAACTCCTGGATGCAGACCCCGGCGGGGTTTGCGATGAACGAAGCCGGTCAGTTCGTGCCGGTTGATTGGTGGGCGATCATCTTCAACCCATCCTTCCCATACCGCCTCGTCCACATGGTGCTTGCCGCCTATCTGACGACGGCGTTCGTCGTTGGCGCCTGCGGCGCCTGGCATCTCTTGCGCCAGACAGCACCACGCCGGGCCCGCACCATGTTCTCGATGGCGATGTGGATGGCGGCGATCGTCGCGCCGATCCAGATCTTCGCCGGCGACCAGCACGGGCTCAACACGCTCGAACACCAACCTGCCAAGGTGATGGGGATGGAGGGCCATTTCGAAAGCCACCCCGACGGCGCTCCGCTGGTGCTCTTCGGCATCCCCAATTCGGCCGAGAAACGCATCGATTACGCGATCGAGGTGCCGAGACTCGGGAGCCTCATCCTGAAACACGATCTCAATGCGCCGCTTGCCGGACTGGACACGATCCCCGACGAATTGCATCCGCCGGTCGGTGTGATTTTCTGGTCGTTCCGCATCATGGTCGGCATCGGCCTCGCCATGCTCGGCATCGGGCTGTGGTCGCTCTGGTGTCGCTACCGCGGTACGCTCGACACCGATCCCTGGCTCCACCGCGCCGCCGTGCTGATGGGTCCTGCCGGCTTCGTAGCGGTTCTGGCCGGGTGGGTAACCACGGAAGTGGGTCGCCAGCCTTTCACGGTCTACGGCCACCTGCTGACGGCCAACTCGATCGCGCCGATCGAAGCTCCCGCCGTTTCCGCCTCGCTTCTGGCATTCATCATCGTCTACTTCTTCGTCTTTGGCGCGGGAACCTTCTACATCCTGCGGCTTATGGCGCGGCTGCCGCGCGACACCATGCCGGAACTGGACGAGGGACCGATCCGCACGGCCGGTGCCGCCGCACACGGCCCGGCGAGCGCCAAATCTCATGGAGCGCATCATGGACTTTGA
- a CDS encoding ABC transporter permease, whose protein sequence is MTNETTHALDHNAFGLNQPKSIEVVDSNKLERDAGGKPLHTFPHPAPAFTPEDLPKGENFFKPHRIVLMLFAAALIVAVAVLMRWDWLPRYLPRLGWGILVSIAMLFGTSILGFLFAVPLGLVQVTGPWYLKGFAKIFCTVIRGTPLLLQLWLLYYGLGSLFPQFPAIRHSFLWPYLREAWPYGVAALTISFAAYEGEVMRGTFAGVPAGELEAARAYGMGRWTTFRRIWLPRAIHRALPTLNGETVLQLKSTPLVATITVVDVYAVISKVRQETYLTYEPLLLLALIYLCLTGILVVAFRYFENRIPTRGA, encoded by the coding sequence ATGACCAACGAAACGACCCACGCTCTCGATCACAATGCTTTTGGGTTGAATCAACCCAAAAGCATTGAGGTGGTCGACTCTAATAAGTTGGAGCGGGATGCCGGCGGAAAACCGCTTCACACTTTTCCTCATCCCGCTCCAGCTTTCACCCCCGAGGACCTGCCCAAGGGCGAGAACTTCTTCAAGCCTCACCGCATCGTTCTCATGCTCTTCGCCGCCGCACTCATTGTCGCCGTCGCCGTCCTCATGCGCTGGGACTGGCTGCCGCGCTACCTGCCGAGGCTCGGCTGGGGCATCCTTGTCAGCATCGCGATGCTGTTCGGCACGTCGATCCTCGGTTTTCTTTTCGCCGTGCCGCTGGGTCTCGTCCAGGTCACCGGGCCCTGGTATCTCAAAGGCTTTGCCAAGATCTTCTGCACGGTCATTCGCGGGACGCCGCTGCTCCTGCAGCTGTGGCTGCTCTATTACGGGCTCGGCTCGCTGTTTCCGCAATTTCCGGCGATCCGCCACTCGTTTCTCTGGCCTTATCTGCGCGAAGCCTGGCCCTACGGCGTTGCGGCGCTCACCATCTCCTTTGCCGCCTACGAGGGCGAAGTGATGCGCGGCACCTTTGCCGGTGTGCCGGCGGGCGAGTTGGAAGCGGCGCGGGCCTACGGCATGGGCCGCTGGACGACGTTCCGGCGGATCTGGCTGCCGCGTGCGATCCACCGCGCGCTCCCGACGCTCAACGGAGAGACGGTGTTGCAGCTCAAGTCGACGCCCCTGGTTGCGACGATCACCGTCGTCGATGTCTACGCGGTCATCTCGAAGGTGCGGCAGGAAACCTATCTCACCTACGAACCGCTGCTGCTGCTTGCTCTGATCTATCTGTGCCTTACGGGCATTCTGGTGGTCGCCTTCCGCTATTTCGAAAACCGCATACCGACACGTGGTGCCTGA
- the cydB gene encoding cytochrome d ubiquinol oxidase subunit II, which produces MDFDLPLIWAAIIAFAVLAYVVLDGFDLGVGILFPLFPEKHDRDVMMNSIAPVWDGNETWLVLGGGGLMAVFPLAYATVLPALYAPIIAMLIGLIFRGVAFEYRWRTKRAEFLWNWAFAGGSMLAAFAQGIALGALVQGIPVEDRAYAGSWWDWLTPFSIVTGIAIVVGYALLGATWLVMKTHGDLAERARAIALKCCFATVGAMGVVSLWTPFLEPVYLQRWFGWPTAIFSVIVPLLVLGCLYLLITGIRDRHDAQPFVAALGLFVLGYIGIGISFYPYMVPPSLTIWEAAAPEESLAFLLAGALVLVPIILAYTGYAYWVFRGKVDPEEGYH; this is translated from the coding sequence ATGGACTTTGATCTGCCACTGATCTGGGCCGCCATCATTGCCTTTGCCGTTCTGGCCTATGTCGTTCTCGACGGCTTCGACCTTGGCGTCGGTATCCTCTTCCCGCTTTTCCCCGAGAAGCACGATCGCGACGTGATGATGAACTCGATTGCTCCCGTCTGGGACGGCAATGAAACCTGGCTCGTGCTCGGCGGCGGCGGCCTGATGGCCGTATTTCCGCTTGCCTATGCGACGGTCCTGCCGGCGCTCTATGCACCGATCATCGCCATGCTGATCGGACTCATTTTCCGGGGTGTCGCGTTCGAATATCGCTGGCGCACCAAGCGCGCCGAATTTCTGTGGAACTGGGCCTTTGCCGGCGGCTCGATGCTGGCCGCCTTTGCGCAGGGGATCGCACTCGGCGCGCTTGTCCAGGGCATACCAGTCGAAGACCGCGCCTATGCCGGCAGTTGGTGGGACTGGCTGACGCCTTTTTCCATCGTGACCGGCATCGCGATCGTCGTCGGCTATGCCTTGCTCGGCGCCACGTGGCTCGTCATGAAAACTCATGGCGATCTCGCCGAGCGGGCACGCGCAATTGCACTCAAATGCTGCTTCGCGACCGTCGGGGCGATGGGTGTCGTCAGCCTCTGGACGCCGTTTCTCGAGCCGGTCTATCTACAACGCTGGTTCGGCTGGCCCACAGCGATCTTCAGCGTCATCGTTCCATTGCTCGTCCTTGGTTGCCTTTATCTTCTCATCACGGGCATTCGCGACCGGCATGACGCGCAGCCATTCGTGGCGGCCCTCGGCCTTTTCGTCCTCGGCTACATCGGCATCGGCATCAGTTTCTATCCCTATATGGTGCCGCCGTCACTCACCATCTGGGAAGCGGCCGCGCCGGAGGAAAGCCTTGCCTTCCTGCTTGCCGGAGCCCTCGTACTCGTCCCGATCATTCTCGCCTATACCGGCTATGCCTATTGGGTCTTCCGCGGCAAGGTCGATCCGGAGGAGGGCTACCATTGA
- a CDS encoding M20 aminoacylase family protein, which translates to MKLSSAIDNAMPELVSIRRDLHAHPELGLEETRTSAFIARHLDTLGYTVTTGLAKTGVVGTLRNGTGSRSIGIRADIDALPIHEETGLDYASKTPGLMHACGHDGHTAMLLGAARKLAERRNFDGTIHLIFQPAEENFGGAKIMIDDGLFDRFPCDAVFALHNEPNLPFGQFALREGPIMAAVDEARITVHGRGGHGAEPQETADPIVCGASIVMALQSVVSRNIHPMDPTVVTVGAFHAGSASNIIPERAEIVVGIRSFDPAVRDELERRIRMIAEAQAASFGMRATVDYQRSYDATINHKAETDFVRDLAIRFAGTDKVIDLARPFMGSEDFAYMLKERPGSYFFLGTKATGDEKPLHHPGYNFNDDLLPIGAAFWTELAETYLTRL; encoded by the coding sequence ATGAAGCTCTCCAGCGCCATCGACAACGCCATGCCGGAGCTGGTCTCCATCCGCCGCGACCTGCATGCGCACCCGGAATTGGGTCTCGAGGAAACGCGAACCTCCGCCTTCATTGCCCGGCACCTCGATACACTCGGCTACACGGTAACAACGGGACTTGCAAAGACCGGTGTCGTCGGCACGCTCAGGAACGGCACCGGGTCACGCTCGATCGGCATCCGTGCCGATATCGATGCCCTGCCGATCCACGAGGAAACCGGTCTCGACTATGCCAGCAAGACGCCCGGGTTGATGCATGCCTGCGGACATGACGGCCATACGGCGATGCTGCTCGGCGCGGCTCGCAAGCTCGCCGAACGGAGGAATTTCGACGGCACGATCCATCTCATCTTCCAGCCGGCCGAGGAGAATTTCGGCGGCGCGAAAATCATGATCGATGACGGCCTGTTCGACAGGTTTCCCTGCGATGCCGTGTTCGCGCTCCACAATGAACCGAACCTCCCCTTCGGCCAGTTCGCCTTGCGTGAAGGCCCGATCATGGCGGCTGTGGACGAGGCGCGGATCACCGTTCATGGCCGCGGCGGTCACGGCGCCGAACCGCAGGAGACCGCCGATCCGATCGTCTGCGGCGCGAGCATCGTCATGGCACTGCAGTCTGTCGTGTCGCGCAACATCCACCCCATGGACCCGACCGTCGTCACGGTCGGCGCCTTTCACGCCGGCTCCGCGAGCAACATAATCCCGGAACGGGCTGAGATCGTCGTCGGTATTCGCTCCTTCGATCCCGCCGTTCGCGACGAACTGGAACGCCGTATCCGCATGATCGCGGAAGCGCAGGCGGCAAGCTTCGGCATGCGTGCCACCGTCGATTACCAGCGGAGTTACGACGCGACGATCAACCACAAGGCCGAGACCGATTTCGTGCGCGACCTCGCAATCCGCTTCGCCGGCACCGACAAGGTCATTGATCTTGCTCGCCCCTTCATGGGCAGCGAAGACTTCGCCTATATGCTGAAAGAGCGGCCCGGCAGCTATTTCTTCCTCGGAACCAAAGCGACGGGCGACGAGAAGCCGCTCCACCATCCCGGCTACAACTTCAACGACGATCTCCTGCCGATCGGCGCCGCCTTCTGGACCGAGCTCGCCGAGACCTATCTCACCCGGCTCTAA
- the galE gene encoding UDP-glucose 4-epimerase GalE, producing the protein MAILVTGGAGYIGSHMVWSLLDAGESVVVVDRLSTGFRWAVAPEAKFYFGDVGNRTLLGRIFTENEIDAVIHFAGSAVVPESVADPLAYYENNTANTGTLIAATIAAGIRHFVFSSTAAVYGTQDTADPVKETATLRPESPYGRSKLMSEVMLEDAAAAHDFRYVVLRYFNVAGADPLGRAGQSTAGATHLIKVACEAALGTRRKVDVYGTDYPTADGTGIRDYIHVADLVTAHKDALSYLRGGGEPLTSNCGYGKGFSVLQVLDTVRRVSGRAFRIDYAARRPGDAAQVVADSSLARLKLDWVPTHASLEDIVRSAFDWEGYLSRKNSYDKAG; encoded by the coding sequence ATGGCGATATTGGTAACGGGTGGAGCGGGTTACATCGGCAGCCACATGGTGTGGTCGCTGCTTGATGCGGGCGAGTCCGTCGTGGTGGTCGACAGGTTGTCCACAGGTTTCCGCTGGGCGGTCGCCCCGGAAGCAAAGTTCTATTTCGGGGACGTCGGCAACCGGACGCTGCTTGGCAGGATCTTTACGGAAAACGAGATCGATGCGGTCATCCATTTCGCGGGATCGGCGGTGGTGCCGGAATCCGTCGCCGACCCGCTTGCCTATTATGAAAACAATACGGCCAACACGGGCACTTTGATCGCCGCAACGATCGCGGCCGGTATTCGCCACTTCGTCTTCTCGTCAACCGCGGCGGTTTACGGTACGCAGGATACCGCCGATCCGGTCAAGGAAACGGCCACGTTGCGTCCGGAGAGTCCCTATGGCCGCTCGAAGCTGATGTCGGAAGTCATGCTGGAGGATGCCGCGGCCGCTCACGATTTTCGTTATGTGGTGCTGCGCTATTTCAATGTCGCCGGGGCGGATCCGCTCGGTCGCGCCGGGCAATCGACGGCCGGTGCCACTCACCTCATCAAGGTCGCATGCGAAGCCGCTCTCGGCACACGCCGCAAGGTCGACGTCTACGGAACCGACTATCCGACCGCCGACGGCACCGGCATTCGGGACTATATCCACGTTGCCGACCTGGTTACGGCACACAAGGACGCGCTCAGCTATCTGAGAGGCGGCGGTGAACCGCTTACGAGCAATTGCGGTTATGGCAAAGGCTTTTCGGTGCTCCAGGTTCTCGACACGGTGCGGCGGGTTTCGGGGCGTGCTTTCCGCATAGATTATGCAGCGCGGCGTCCGGGCGACGCTGCGCAGGTCGTCGCGGACTCCTCGCTTGCGCGGCTGAAACTCGACTGGGTGCCGACCCATGCAAGCCTCGAAGACATCGTCCGGAGCGCCTTCGACTGGGAGGGGTATCTCAGCCGCAAGAACAGCTACGACAAGGCGGGCTGA
- a CDS encoding chorismate mutase family protein has product MQKTPAECTTMADVRVEIDRLDRALMTLLAERWSYIDRAAEIKRPLKLKADIPARVAEVRENARRRASELGLDPDFYEGIWAQLIDHAIAHERRLLGEADE; this is encoded by the coding sequence ATGCAGAAGACCCCCGCAGAATGCACGACAATGGCGGATGTGCGTGTCGAGATCGATCGGCTCGACCGCGCCCTGATGACGTTGCTCGCGGAGCGCTGGAGCTACATCGATCGCGCGGCCGAAATAAAGCGCCCGCTCAAATTGAAAGCCGATATCCCGGCACGCGTGGCCGAAGTGCGGGAAAATGCGCGCAGGCGCGCGAGCGAACTCGGCCTCGATCCCGATTTCTACGAGGGCATCTGGGCCCAGCTGATCGATCATGCCATTGCGCACGAACGCCGGCTGCTCGGCGAGGCCGACGAGTAG
- a CDS encoding ArnT family glycosyltransferase, translating into MALLTRTRLVWLPVVVFVLLLAAISFRPLLPIDETRYTSIAWEMYLRQDWLAPPTMNFVAYHHKLPLLFWLINASWSIFGVSRWAAMLPVVLSSLASVYLTVALGRLLFPGFHNQGDRTAMIMVASVPFLVYSTLIYFDFTLTVFVLLSLIGTVLYARQRDWRSVVLIGVSLGLGILARGPVALLHVLFPILLAPLWASGLRQPVRWYLGSLAALGVAAVIVLCWLIPVLRQADGKFAYALLWVQTVGRATGTFDAHVQPFYFYLPFLPAALIPWVFFPRFWKGAAVLREGLWKMEGTRFLICWAVPTFLSFSLISEKQPHYLIPLVPAVVLAAALCLKEVPTRQLAQSLAVMVLAIVAGQAIASATILKRYDLEPVAAYVRANRDKDWAFVTNYHAELGFLARLQKPVDDVAPRRLAQWFVDHPDGRAIVICRDAKDVTGYQAVMDHPYRGKRMVVLSAR; encoded by the coding sequence ATGGCCCTTCTCACACGGACCAGGCTCGTTTGGCTGCCCGTCGTCGTTTTTGTCCTGTTGCTGGCAGCGATCTCCTTCAGGCCACTCCTGCCCATCGACGAGACGCGCTACACCAGCATCGCCTGGGAGATGTACTTGCGCCAGGACTGGCTCGCGCCGCCGACGATGAACTTCGTAGCCTATCACCACAAGCTCCCCCTCCTGTTCTGGCTCATCAACGCCTCATGGTCGATCTTCGGGGTCTCTCGCTGGGCGGCTATGCTTCCGGTCGTGCTTTCGTCCCTGGCGAGCGTATACCTCACGGTCGCTCTCGGCCGCTTGCTGTTTCCCGGCTTTCACAACCAGGGTGATCGCACGGCCATGATCATGGTCGCGAGCGTGCCGTTTCTCGTCTACAGCACCCTCATCTACTTCGATTTCACATTGACCGTTTTTGTCTTGCTGTCCCTCATCGGCACGGTCCTCTATGCCCGCCAGCGGGATTGGCGTTCCGTGGTTCTTATCGGCGTATCCCTGGGACTGGGGATTCTCGCCAGGGGACCGGTGGCCCTCCTCCACGTACTGTTCCCGATCTTGTTGGCGCCGCTCTGGGCCAGCGGCTTAAGGCAGCCGGTGAGGTGGTACCTCGGAAGTCTTGCAGCTTTGGGTGTGGCGGCCGTCATCGTTCTCTGCTGGCTCATCCCGGTGCTGCGGCAGGCCGACGGCAAGTTTGCCTATGCGCTGCTCTGGGTGCAGACGGTTGGTCGCGCGACCGGAACGTTCGACGCCCACGTGCAACCCTTCTACTTCTATCTGCCTTTCCTGCCCGCAGCGCTTATCCCGTGGGTCTTCTTCCCCCGCTTCTGGAAGGGCGCCGCGGTGCTGCGCGAAGGCTTGTGGAAGATGGAAGGAACCCGGTTCCTCATTTGCTGGGCCGTGCCCACCTTCCTGTCTTTCTCCCTCATCAGCGAGAAGCAGCCGCATTATCTGATACCGCTCGTGCCAGCTGTCGTTCTTGCTGCGGCTCTTTGCCTGAAGGAGGTCCCGACCCGCCAACTGGCGCAGAGCCTGGCCGTCATGGTTCTCGCCATCGTCGCCGGCCAGGCCATCGCATCGGCGACGATCCTCAAGCGCTACGATCTGGAGCCGGTGGCCGCCTATGTGCGTGCCAATCGCGACAAGGACTGGGCTTTCGTCACCAACTATCATGCGGAGCTTGGCTTCCTGGCGCGCCTTCAGAAACCCGTTGACGATGTCGCTCCGCGCCGGCTTGCGCAATGGTTTGTCGACCATCCCGATGGGCGCGCAATCGTCATATGCCGCGACGCGAAGGACGTCACCGGCTACCAGGCCGTCATGGACCATCCCTATCGCGGCAAGAGGATGGTCGTGCTCTCTGCTCGGTGA